Part of the Rhizobium viscosum genome is shown below.
ACACATCAGTCACACTTGAAGAGAGTTGGAAAGCGGCGCTCGCCGGCGAGTTTGCAAGTCCCTACATGCAGCAGCTCAAGATCTTTCTCGTGGAGCAGAAGCAGCTTGGCAGACGAATTTTCCCGAAGGGCGGGGAGTATTTTCGCGCTCTGGATCTGACGCCGCTTGCGAAAGTTAAGGTCGTGATTCTCGGACAGGATCCCTATCATGGCATCGGCCAAGCTCACGGGCTCTGCTTCAGCGTCCGCCCCGGCGTGCGTATTCCGCCGTCGCTCGTCAACATTTACAAGGAGATGGAGACGGATCTGGGAATTTCGCCAGCACGGCACGGCTTCCTGGAACATTGGGCACAACAGGGCGTGCTTCTCCTCAACAGCGTGCTGACGGTGGAGGAATCTCAGGCCGCCTCGCATCAGGGCAAAGGCTGGGAGCGGTTTACCGATGCCGTGATTCGCAATGTGAACGACGAATGCGAAGCCGTCGTTTTCATGCTCTGGGGCTCCTATGCTCAAAAGAAGGCGGCCTTTGTCGATGCAAGGCGGCATCTGGTGCTGAAGGCGCCACATCCGTCGCCGCTTTCGGCCCATAACGGTTTTTTCGGATCCCGGCATTTCTCCAAGGCAAACGCGTTTTTGCAATCGCATGGCCGTGAACCTATTGATTGGCGGCTTCCCGTCAATCCTTGAACGCTGTCGCATTGTCGTTCACAAAACAGAGACAATGCGTGTCGGCTTGCCGGACTATGAGAACCGGCTCGAAAAGCTCATCTATGACCCATCGAAAGCCCGCCTGATGCGGGCAGAAAGAGGTCTCAAATGCTCGATCAAATCAAGGGTCTGCACCACGTTACATCGATGGCGGAGGACGCCCGGACCAACAACCAGTTCTTCACCAATGCGCTGGGCCTGCGCCGCGTCAAGAAGACCGTCAATTTCGACGCTCCCGACGTCTATCACCTCTACTATGGTGACGAAACCGGCTCCCCGGGCACGATCATGACCTATTTCCCGTTCCCGAAGATGGCGCAAGGGCGTCCGGGCACAGGTGAAGTCGGCACCACGGTCTACTCGGTTCCGCAGGGCTCGCTCGGCTTCTGGAGTGATCGCCTGACGAAGCTCAATGTCACCGGCCTGAAGGCGGAAGAATCGTTTGGTGAAAAGCGCCTGAATTTTGCTGGTCCCGACGGCGACGGCTTCGCGCTCGTCGAGGTCAAGGACGATACCCGCGCTCCCTGGACGCATGGCGGTGTCAGTGAGGATCATGCCATCCGAGGGTTCCACTCCGTTGCCATGCGGCTGAGAGATGACGGCGCCACGGCCGAACTTCTGAAGTTCATGGGTTATGAGGTTCAGGAAGAGCGTGACGGCGTCAAGCGTCTCATCATTCCCGGCGGCAACGGCGCGCATCTCGTCGATCTCGAAACCATGCCCAACATTGCCCGTGCGCTCCCAGGCGCCGGTTCCGTCCACCATGTCGCTTTCGCCGTCGAGAATCGCGAGAAACAGCTCGAGGTGCGCAAGGCCTTGATGG
Proteins encoded:
- the ung gene encoding uracil-DNA glycosylase, with amino-acid sequence MNDTSVTLEESWKAALAGEFASPYMQQLKIFLVEQKQLGRRIFPKGGEYFRALDLTPLAKVKVVILGQDPYHGIGQAHGLCFSVRPGVRIPPSLVNIYKEMETDLGISPARHGFLEHWAQQGVLLLNSVLTVEESQAASHQGKGWERFTDAVIRNVNDECEAVVFMLWGSYAQKKAAFVDARRHLVLKAPHPSPLSAHNGFFGSRHFSKANAFLQSHGREPIDWRLPVNP
- a CDS encoding VOC family protein; this encodes MLDQIKGLHHVTSMAEDARTNNQFFTNALGLRRVKKTVNFDAPDVYHLYYGDETGSPGTIMTYFPFPKMAQGRPGTGEVGTTVYSVPQGSLGFWSDRLTKLNVTGLKAEESFGEKRLNFAGPDGDGFALVEVKDDTRAPWTHGGVSEDHAIRGFHSVAMRLRDDGATAELLKFMGYEVQEERDGVKRLIIPGGNGAHLVDLETMPNIARALPGAGSVHHVAFAVENREKQLEVRKALMDTGYQVTPVIDRDYFWAIYFRTPGGVLFEIATNEPGFDRDEDTAHLGEALKLPQQHAHLRALIEQHLQPLEA